From one Oceanimonas doudoroffii genomic stretch:
- the msrA gene encoding peptide-methionine (S)-S-oxide reductase MsrA → MSDEVLGLLPNDFPDIDDGAFRQTGERTLVLAGGCFWCTEAVYRQLEGVIAVTSGYAGGDADTANYQAVCTGTTRHAEAIQITYDSDRIGPATLLKVFFGIAHDPTQLNRQGHDTGTQYRSAVFWQNEQERTLVERYIDLLEQAGAFKQPIVTTLEPLDVFYPAETHHQDYAAKHPDQPYIAAVARPKVAKVQHYYKHQLKKDI, encoded by the coding sequence ATGAGCGATGAGGTACTGGGGCTGTTGCCCAACGACTTTCCCGATATCGACGACGGCGCCTTTCGCCAGACCGGCGAACGCACCCTGGTGCTGGCCGGAGGCTGCTTCTGGTGCACCGAGGCGGTGTATCGCCAGCTTGAGGGCGTAATCGCAGTGACCTCGGGCTACGCCGGCGGCGACGCCGACACCGCCAATTACCAGGCGGTGTGCACCGGCACCACCCGCCATGCCGAAGCCATTCAAATCACCTATGACAGCGACCGTATCGGCCCGGCCACCCTGCTGAAGGTGTTTTTCGGCATTGCCCACGATCCCACCCAGCTCAATCGCCAGGGTCACGACACCGGCACCCAGTACCGCTCGGCGGTGTTCTGGCAAAACGAGCAGGAACGCACCCTGGTGGAGCGCTACATTGACCTGCTGGAGCAGGCTGGCGCCTTTAAACAGCCCATCGTCACCACCCTGGAGCCGCTGGACGTTTTCTATCCGGCCGAAACCCATCATCAGGACTACGCCGCCAAACACCCGGATCAGCCCTATATTGCCGCCGTGGCCCGGCCCAAGGTGGCCAAGGTGCAGCACTACTACAAGCATCAGCTGAAAAAGGATATCTGA
- the msrB gene encoding peptide-methionine (R)-S-oxide reductase MsrB, producing the protein MAQTPSPYDLSPPDEARLQTLADALSPDERRILLNQGTEPPFCGGLLDNHEDGCYVCRLCALPLFSSACKFESGSGWPSFYAPYHPDHIRELADMSHGMRRVEIRCARCDGHLGHVFPDGPPPTGLRYCLNSASMQFCHDDEPKPDPLKRGETGFL; encoded by the coding sequence ATGGCCCAGACTCCCAGCCCCTATGATCTCTCCCCGCCCGACGAGGCCAGGCTGCAGACCCTGGCCGACGCGCTGAGCCCGGACGAGCGCCGCATTCTGCTCAACCAGGGCACAGAGCCGCCCTTTTGCGGCGGCCTGCTCGATAACCACGAAGACGGCTGTTATGTATGCCGGCTGTGTGCCCTGCCGCTGTTTTCTTCTGCCTGCAAGTTCGAGTCTGGCTCCGGCTGGCCGAGCTTTTATGCCCCCTATCACCCGGACCACATTCGCGAGCTGGCAGACATGAGCCATGGCATGCGCCGGGTGGAGATCCGCTGTGCCCGCTGCGACGGCCACCTGGGCCATGTATTTCCCGATGGCCCGCCGCCCACCGGGCTGCGCTATTGCCTGAACTCCGCTTCCATGCAGTTTTGCCACGATGACGAGCCCAAGCCGGATCCGCTCAAACGGGGCGAAACCGGCTTTCTGTAA
- a CDS encoding RimK family protein has translation MTQLVLVVDELSAWAPYFPSENLVDFETYLKQPPVKNAPRTRVINLCRTGKYLSNGYYCSLLAEARGQHVIPSVSTLNNLRNKGLFAFGFDGVSEALDAHVGDLEAGAKVKVKSCFGQCAVPGLESLCRELFERLPCPVLELTFRRRSRWELTGLAPLSPRELAEQEEDLFANALDRYSRIIWRQPKSAKRYRYDLAMLVNPNEALPPSDAGALKRFVRAGERAGVNVETITRKDYQRLAEYDGLFIRETTAIDHHTFRFAQKAEHEGLVVIDSPTAILRCANKIFLAESFAKNGVPTPKTLMVNPKQKDAADWLETELGYPLVLKIPDGAFSRGVYKVADKAQLVETLSKLRNASALVLAQEYFFTEFDWRIGVLNHQPIFACKYFMVKGHWQIYRHNDGKEADSGGFVTLPTHEAPSAVINAALKAVKPIGDGLYGVDIKEGKGRVAVIEVNDNPNIDHGVEDVFLKDRLYDMVIEDFVRRFEKGREAVAAKKGRRDGR, from the coding sequence ATGACCCAACTTGTTCTGGTAGTGGATGAACTCAGCGCCTGGGCGCCCTATTTTCCCAGTGAAAACCTGGTGGACTTCGAGACCTACCTCAAGCAGCCGCCGGTCAAGAACGCGCCCCGCACTCGAGTGATCAACCTGTGCCGCACCGGCAAGTACCTGTCCAACGGCTATTATTGCTCGCTGCTGGCGGAAGCCCGGGGCCAGCATGTGATCCCGTCGGTGTCCACCCTGAATAATCTGCGCAACAAGGGGCTGTTTGCCTTTGGCTTTGACGGCGTGTCCGAGGCGCTGGATGCGCATGTTGGTGATCTTGAGGCGGGCGCGAAGGTGAAAGTCAAAAGCTGCTTTGGCCAGTGTGCAGTGCCCGGGCTTGAAAGCCTGTGCCGGGAGCTGTTCGAACGCCTGCCCTGTCCGGTGCTGGAGCTGACCTTCAGGCGCCGCAGTCGCTGGGAGTTGACCGGCCTGGCGCCGTTGTCGCCCCGGGAGCTGGCGGAGCAGGAAGAAGACCTGTTTGCCAATGCCCTGGATCGCTATTCCCGCATCATCTGGCGGCAGCCCAAATCCGCCAAACGCTACCGTTACGATCTGGCCATGCTGGTCAACCCGAATGAGGCGCTGCCGCCGTCGGATGCGGGGGCGCTGAAACGCTTTGTACGCGCCGGCGAGCGGGCCGGGGTAAACGTGGAAACCATTACCCGCAAGGACTACCAGCGGCTGGCCGAGTACGACGGCCTGTTTATTCGCGAAACCACCGCCATTGACCACCATACCTTTCGCTTCGCCCAGAAGGCCGAGCACGAGGGCCTGGTGGTGATCGACTCGCCCACCGCCATTCTGCGTTGTGCCAACAAGATTTTTCTGGCGGAAAGCTTTGCCAAAAACGGCGTGCCGACCCCAAAAACCTTAATGGTGAATCCCAAACAGAAAGACGCCGCCGACTGGCTGGAAACCGAACTGGGCTATCCGCTGGTGCTGAAAATACCCGATGGCGCGTTTTCCCGGGGCGTGTACAAGGTGGCCGACAAGGCGCAGCTGGTCGAGACCCTGAGCAAGCTGCGCAATGCCTCGGCCCTGGTACTGGCCCAGGAGTATTTTTTCACCGAGTTCGACTGGCGCATCGGTGTGCTCAATCATCAGCCCATCTTTGCCTGTAAATATTTCATGGTGAAGGGGCACTGGCAGATTTACCGCCACAACGACGGCAAGGAGGCGGACTCCGGCGGCTTTGTCACCCTGCCAACCCATGAGGCGCCCTCGGCGGTGATTAACGCCGCGCTCAAGGCGGTCAAACCCATCGGCGATGGTCTGTACGGGGTGGATATCAAGGAAGGCAAGGGCCGGGTTGCGGTCATTGAGGTGAACGACAACCCCAATATCGATCACGGGGTGGAAGACGTGTTTCTGAAAGATCGGCTCTACGACATGGTCATAGAAGATTTCGTGCGGCGGTTTGAAAAGGGCAGGGAGGCCGTCGCCGCCAAAAAGGGACGACGCGACGGCCGTTAA